One region of Palaemon carinicauda isolate YSFRI2023 chromosome 40, ASM3689809v2, whole genome shotgun sequence genomic DNA includes:
- the LOC137631544 gene encoding EEF1A lysine methyltransferase 1 — MSGSDTDDDTPPALSAETMGALLEFYKEQEERNDKLRQIEEGDIPKSFDEDWNLSQFWYSEETANALARECLRAVGPNGSVACISSPTLYRCLKSMDHNLTLKIFEYDTRFAVYKEDFVLYDFKSPLTVPKDMRENFDIIVADPPYLAEDCLAKTAVTIRFIMKSDAKIILCTGSIMEELADRLLSVKKCQFEVKHENRLSNPFLCYANYDLDEYCKS; from the exons ATGAGTGGAAGTGATACTGATGATGATACTCCTCCTGCCTTGTCAGCAGAAACTATGGGGGCATTATTGGAATTCTATAAAGAACAAGAAGAAAGAAATGATAAATTACGACAGATTGAAGAAGGAGACATACCAAAGAGTTTTGATGAGGACTGG AACCTGAGCCAGTTTTGGTATTCAGAAGAAACTGCAAATGCTTTGGCAAGAGAGTGCCTTAGAGCTGTAGGACCTAATGGATCAGTGGCATGCATATCATCCCCAACTCTGTATCGATGTCTTAAGAGCATGGACCATAACCTTACAT TGAAAATATTTGAGTATGATACGAGGTTTGCAGTTTACAAGGAAGACTTTGTATTGTATGACTTCAAGAGCCCATTAACAGTTCCAAAAGACATGAGAGAAAATTTTGACATCATTGTAGCTGATCCACCATACCTAGCTGAAGACTGCTTGGCAAAAACTGCTGTCACAATTAGATTCATCATGAAATCAGATGCAAAGATAATCCTGTGCACTGGATCCATAATGGAAGAACTAGCAGATAGATTATTAAGTGTGAAAAAGTGCCAGTTTGAAGTTAAACATGAAAACAGACTTAGCAATCCATTTTTATGCTATGCTAATTATGACTTGGATGAATATTGTAAAAGCTGA